In a single window of the Nocardiopsis composta genome:
- a CDS encoding MMPL family transporter — MFSALGRFTYRGRVWVLAATLVFAVASGVWGTGVFGAVGDGGFEDPAAESTRAAEVIEERLGHDGVDVVAVFRSDELRYDNLTFVKQIQGMRDRLPDEVASATTYLDDGLTDMERGILLSEDGHATYVPLTIEGDTKAERMENFSGVRDEITAGPLERSLGGPLAIEKEISERAESDAVRAELISLPLLLVLLVVIFGGVVAALMPLAVGGLAILGSLTLLRALTYVTDVSVFAVNVATLLGLGLAIDYGLFIVSRFREEVARGAAVADAVPRTLATAGRTVAFSGVTVMIAFAGLLFFPQPILRSIGLGGIAVVLFDVLAALVVLPALLAVVGRRIDALRVFSRVHRRRALGVTAAVAARAGGGAWSRLAHSVMRRPVLYVVAVGGVLVAFASALFSTHVGSTDQRYLPAGAESRAAMEALADDFPAGAVSTADIAVTGLDSGAAAERELDGYADRLKAVDGVLDASVERFSGGAAHVAVAYRGEADDPDTQRMIRELRAEPGPEGADEVLVGGVAAMQIDNVAAIVAAVPWTLAFVITVTAVLLFLAFGSLVLPVKAVLMGFLSLGASLGVVIWGFQEGHLASVLGFDAVGTIDPTYMVLILVVAFGLAMDYELFLLSRVREEYLATGDNRHSVAVGLQRTGSIITSAALLLVVVLGAMGSSALLSLKIIGVGLTVAVVVDATLVRALLVPATMRLLGGANWWLPGPLRRLHDRIGITEGEEPEEEPRAGAERPRERAPIA; from the coding sequence ATGTTCTCAGCACTGGGACGGTTCACCTACCGCGGCCGGGTGTGGGTGCTCGCGGCCACGCTCGTCTTCGCGGTCGCCTCCGGCGTCTGGGGCACCGGCGTGTTCGGCGCGGTCGGCGACGGCGGCTTCGAGGACCCCGCCGCCGAGTCCACCCGGGCCGCCGAGGTGATCGAGGAGCGGCTCGGCCACGACGGTGTCGACGTGGTCGCGGTCTTCCGCAGCGACGAGCTGCGCTACGACAACCTCACCTTCGTCAAGCAGATCCAGGGCATGCGCGACCGGCTGCCCGACGAGGTCGCCTCGGCCACCACCTACCTCGACGACGGCCTGACCGACATGGAGCGCGGCATCCTGCTCTCCGAGGACGGCCACGCCACCTACGTGCCGCTGACCATCGAGGGCGACACCAAGGCCGAGCGGATGGAGAACTTCTCCGGGGTCCGCGACGAGATCACCGCCGGTCCGCTGGAGCGGTCGCTGGGCGGCCCGCTCGCCATCGAGAAGGAGATCTCCGAGCGCGCGGAGAGCGATGCGGTCCGCGCCGAGCTGATCTCCCTGCCGCTGCTGCTGGTCCTGCTGGTGGTGATCTTCGGCGGCGTGGTGGCGGCGCTGATGCCGCTGGCCGTCGGCGGGCTGGCGATCCTCGGCTCGCTCACCCTGCTGCGCGCGCTCACCTACGTCACCGACGTGTCGGTCTTCGCGGTCAACGTCGCCACCCTGCTCGGCCTGGGCCTGGCCATCGACTACGGGCTGTTCATCGTGAGCCGGTTCCGCGAGGAGGTGGCGCGCGGCGCGGCGGTCGCCGACGCGGTGCCCAGGACCCTGGCCACCGCCGGGCGAACCGTCGCCTTCTCCGGCGTGACCGTGATGATCGCCTTCGCCGGCCTGCTCTTCTTCCCGCAGCCGATCCTGCGCTCCATCGGCCTGGGCGGCATCGCGGTGGTGCTGTTCGACGTGCTCGCCGCGCTGGTGGTGCTGCCCGCGCTGCTCGCCGTGGTGGGCCGGCGCATCGACGCGCTGCGCGTCTTCTCCCGGGTGCACCGGCGCCGCGCGCTCGGCGTCACCGCGGCCGTCGCCGCGCGCGCCGGCGGCGGTGCCTGGTCCCGGCTGGCGCACAGCGTGATGCGCCGCCCGGTGCTCTACGTGGTCGCGGTGGGCGGTGTGCTCGTCGCGTTCGCCTCGGCGCTGTTCTCCACGCACGTCGGCTCCACCGACCAGCGCTACCTGCCGGCCGGCGCGGAGAGCCGGGCCGCGATGGAGGCGCTGGCCGACGACTTCCCGGCCGGCGCGGTGAGCACCGCCGACATCGCGGTCACCGGGCTGGACTCCGGTGCGGCGGCGGAGCGGGAGCTGGACGGCTACGCCGACCGGCTGAAGGCGGTCGACGGGGTGCTGGACGCCTCGGTGGAGCGGTTCTCCGGCGGAGCCGCGCACGTCGCCGTCGCCTACCGGGGCGAGGCCGACGACCCGGACACCCAGCGGATGATCCGCGAGCTGCGCGCCGAACCCGGCCCGGAGGGCGCCGACGAGGTGCTGGTCGGCGGGGTCGCCGCGATGCAGATCGACAACGTGGCGGCGATCGTCGCGGCGGTGCCCTGGACGCTGGCGTTCGTCATCACGGTCACCGCGGTGCTGCTCTTCCTCGCCTTCGGGTCGCTGGTGCTGCCGGTGAAGGCGGTGCTGATGGGGTTCCTGTCGCTGGGCGCCTCGCTCGGCGTGGTGATCTGGGGCTTCCAGGAGGGCCACCTCGCCTCGGTGCTCGGTTTCGACGCGGTCGGCACCATCGACCCCACCTACATGGTGCTCATCCTGGTGGTGGCCTTCGGCCTGGCCATGGACTACGAGCTGTTCCTGCTCAGCCGGGTGCGCGAGGAGTACCTCGCGACCGGGGACAACCGGCACTCGGTCGCGGTCGGGCTGCAGCGCACCGGGTCCATCATCACCAGCGCCGCCCTGCTGCTGGTGGTGGTGCTCGGAGCGATGGGCTCCTCGGCCCTGCTCTCGCTGAAGATCATCGGCGTCGGCCTGACCGTGGCGGTGGTGGTGGACGCCACCCTGGTGCGCGCCCTGCTGGTGCCGGCCACGATGCGGCTGCTCGGCGGCGCCAACTGGTGGCTGCCCGGCCCGCTGCGCCGGCTGCACGACCGGATCGGCATCACCGAGGGGGAGGAGCCCGAGGAGGAGCCGCGGGCCGGCGCGGAGCGCCCCCGCGAGCGGGCGCCGATCGCCTGA
- a CDS encoding DUF4349 domain-containing protein, whose amino-acid sequence MSVEGNQTAADTTSATDAAYPAASRTAVRAAAAPAALLVLLLLAGCGGGAEQSAGDASSEAGDGAAGAPEEAAPEEGAAEQEAAPEDGAAGEGAAGAGTDVEAAAREQVHTATLSVETEDVADAAEQAKELLAGWEGYVERESLQGGEDPSGTLVLRVPRERYEEALEELSELGTRLGLEQEALDVTEEVADVDSRVESAEAALDRLRDVLAEADGVEEVLAVEEEISTRQADLEALQARQASLENRISYGTIELSLTAPQTRVAEDPRETFGFTDGLVYGWRALVGVAQVLSVVLGWLLPFAAVAAVLLAPLVWWRHRRGIRPAVPLVGLLRRRPRGPVLFRPPGAPGPAGRKGTGPSAGTARPSPEAPEAERPADAERPEEGGERPGEPDGEAPAGPDRR is encoded by the coding sequence ATGAGCGTTGAGGGCAACCAGACCGCCGCCGACACCACCTCCGCGACCGACGCCGCCTACCCCGCCGCCTCCCGGACCGCGGTGCGCGCCGCGGCCGCCCCCGCCGCCCTGCTGGTCCTGCTGCTGCTCGCCGGGTGCGGCGGAGGTGCCGAGCAGTCTGCGGGCGACGCCTCCTCCGAGGCCGGAGACGGGGCGGCCGGCGCCCCGGAGGAGGCCGCCCCGGAGGAGGGGGCCGCGGAGCAGGAGGCCGCCCCGGAGGACGGCGCGGCCGGAGAGGGCGCCGCGGGCGCCGGGACCGATGTCGAGGCGGCCGCCCGGGAACAGGTGCACACCGCGACGCTCTCCGTGGAGACCGAGGACGTCGCGGACGCCGCCGAGCAGGCCAAGGAGCTCCTCGCCGGCTGGGAGGGCTACGTGGAGCGGGAGAGCCTGCAGGGCGGCGAGGACCCCTCGGGCACCCTCGTGCTGCGGGTCCCCCGGGAGCGCTACGAGGAGGCGCTGGAGGAGCTGTCCGAACTCGGCACCCGCCTCGGCCTGGAGCAGGAGGCGCTCGACGTCACCGAGGAGGTCGCCGACGTGGACAGCCGGGTGGAGTCGGCGGAGGCCGCCCTGGACCGGCTGCGCGACGTGCTGGCGGAGGCGGACGGCGTGGAGGAGGTGCTCGCCGTCGAGGAGGAGATCTCCACCCGCCAGGCCGACCTGGAGGCGCTGCAGGCCCGGCAGGCGTCGCTGGAGAACCGGATCTCCTACGGCACGATCGAGCTGTCGCTGACCGCCCCGCAGACCCGGGTGGCCGAGGACCCGCGCGAGACGTTCGGCTTCACCGACGGGCTGGTCTACGGCTGGCGCGCGCTGGTGGGCGTGGCCCAGGTGCTGTCGGTGGTGCTGGGCTGGCTGCTGCCGTTCGCCGCGGTGGCAGCCGTCCTGCTCGCCCCGCTCGTCTGGTGGCGGCACCGCCGCGGGATCCGGCCCGCGGTCCCGCTGGTCGGCCTGCTCCGCCGCCGGCCACGCGGCCCGGTCCTGTTCCGGCCCCCGGGCGCCCCCGGCCCGGCCGGGCGCAAGGGCACCGGGCCCTCCGCCGGGACCGCCCGGCCCTCCCCGGAGGCCCCGGAGGCGGAGCGCCCCGCGGACGCGGAACGGCCCGAGGAGGGGGGCGAGCGCCCCGGGGAGCCGGACGGGGAGGCTCCGGCCGGACCGGACCGGCGCTGA
- a CDS encoding ribonuclease D encodes MANVLDSTTDTPEPDDGRPGEAPLLRAPREGLPPVVTDAAGLASTVGAFRAGSGPVAVDAERASGYRYGQRAYLVQLRRTGAGSALIDPVACPDLSGLSEALSGAEMVLHAAHQDLPCLSELGFRPTSLFDTELAGRLLGYQRVGLGSMVEGVLGLRLAKEHSAVDWSTRPLPEDWLTYAALDVEVLVDLRDALEGELDRTGKLEWAREEFAAELAAPPKEPRPDPWRRTSGIHKVRNQRALGVVRELWLERDRIARERDVSPGRVLADAAIVEAATAMPRTPQELTAIRPFGVRLARRYVPQWIKAINRARDMSQADLPRPAAPGDGPPPTNRWADRDPAAARRLEAVRALVSRVAEQVNMPAENLLQPDAVRRLAWTPPEGADPDAVRERLRGYGAREWQLGLTAEGLAEALRSAAED; translated from the coding sequence GTGGCGAACGTGCTTGATTCAACGACTGACACCCCCGAACCGGACGACGGGCGGCCCGGTGAGGCCCCTCTGCTGCGCGCGCCACGCGAGGGCCTTCCCCCCGTCGTCACCGATGCCGCAGGCCTCGCCTCGACCGTCGGCGCGTTCCGCGCCGGCTCCGGACCGGTCGCGGTGGACGCGGAGCGCGCCTCCGGGTACCGCTACGGCCAGCGCGCCTACCTGGTGCAGCTGCGCCGCACCGGCGCGGGGTCCGCGCTGATCGACCCGGTGGCCTGCCCCGACCTGTCCGGGCTGAGCGAGGCGCTCTCCGGTGCGGAGATGGTGCTGCACGCCGCCCACCAGGACCTGCCCTGCCTCTCCGAGCTGGGGTTCCGGCCGACCTCGCTGTTCGACACCGAGCTGGCCGGCCGGCTGCTCGGCTACCAGCGGGTGGGCCTCGGCTCGATGGTGGAGGGCGTGCTGGGCCTGCGCCTGGCCAAGGAGCACTCCGCGGTGGACTGGTCCACCCGCCCGCTGCCCGAGGACTGGCTGACCTACGCCGCACTGGACGTCGAGGTCCTGGTCGACCTGCGCGACGCGCTGGAGGGCGAGCTGGACCGGACCGGCAAGCTGGAGTGGGCGCGCGAGGAGTTCGCCGCCGAGCTGGCCGCCCCGCCCAAGGAGCCCCGGCCCGATCCGTGGCGCCGCACCTCCGGCATCCACAAGGTGCGCAATCAGCGCGCCCTGGGCGTGGTCCGGGAGCTGTGGCTGGAGCGCGACCGGATCGCCCGGGAGCGGGACGTCTCGCCGGGCCGGGTGCTGGCGGACGCCGCCATCGTCGAGGCCGCCACGGCCATGCCGCGCACCCCGCAGGAGCTGACCGCGATCCGCCCGTTCGGGGTCCGGCTGGCCCGCCGGTACGTGCCGCAGTGGATCAAGGCGATCAACCGCGCGCGCGACATGTCCCAGGCCGACCTGCCCCGGCCCGCGGCGCCGGGCGACGGCCCGCCGCCGACCAACCGGTGGGCCGACCGCGACCCGGCCGCCGCCCGGCGGCTGGAGGCCGTCCGGGCCCTGGTCTCCCGGGTCGCCGAGCAGGTCAACATGCCCGCGGAGAACCTGCTGCAGCCGGACGCGGTGCGCCGACTCGCCTGGACGCCGCCGGAGGGCGCCGACCCGGATGCGGTCCGCGAGCGGCTGCGCGGCTACGGCGCCCGGGAGTGGCAGCTCGGCCTGACCGCAGAAGGGCTGGCCGAGGCGCTGCGTTCCGCGGCCGAGGACTGA
- a CDS encoding 3-hydroxyacyl-CoA dehydrogenase NAD-binding domain-containing protein, whose amino-acid sequence MSSPIEEARPSPATALSGDAPRHGRLSELFAGEVVTKALARDVELPYGAGKAVLITLDNGHDHTKPNTFGPGGLLSLGEAIDAAAARTDIAAVAITGKPFIFAVGADLTGVPLLQNREQAHAIGRLGHDVFRKLGELNVPTFAFVNGAAMGGGVEVALHCSYRTVSSGVPAFSLPEAFLGLVPGWGGTYLLPNLIGAEKALKVVIENPLAQNKQLKGPKVFEMGIADAIFEPADFVEESLRWAAKVVKGEIKVERPEVDKGEAWDQAVNNARFLLEGKLHGAAPAPVRALELVAAAKDRTRDEGFAAEDDALADLIMSDQLKAGLYAFDLVQKRAKRPAGAPDKSLARKVTKVGVVGAGLMAGQLALLFARRLDVPVVLTDLDQDRLDKGVGYVHGEIDKLLAKGRVNQDKANRLKGLVTGSLTKDAFADADFVIEAVFEKMEVKQQVFAEVEAVVSPEAILATNTSSLSVTEMASKLKHPERVVGFHFFNPVAVLPLLELVRGEKTDDAALATAFATAKKLKKTAVLCKDAPAFVVNRLLTLFMGEVLGAVEEGTEPEVADRAVAPLGLPMSPLLLLQLVGPAVGLHVAETLAGAFPDRFHVSEQQRKVVEAGITELYGPDFQLDPKVKELFSAEGDGLSEQEILDRALNALAKEIRIMLDEGVVAEAADIDLCLITGAGWPFHLGGITPYLDYAGVSERVNGKRFHPEAQGFKAL is encoded by the coding sequence GTGAGCAGCCCCATCGAAGAGGCCCGCCCGTCGCCCGCCACCGCCCTCAGCGGAGACGCTCCGCGTCACGGCCGGCTTTCCGAGCTCTTCGCCGGCGAGGTCGTCACCAAGGCCCTCGCGCGCGACGTCGAACTCCCCTACGGCGCCGGCAAGGCCGTGCTGATCACCCTGGACAACGGACACGACCACACCAAGCCGAACACCTTCGGCCCGGGCGGGCTGCTCAGCCTCGGCGAGGCGATCGACGCCGCGGCGGCGCGCACCGACATCGCCGCGGTCGCGATCACCGGCAAGCCGTTCATCTTCGCCGTCGGCGCCGACCTGACCGGTGTGCCGCTGCTGCAGAACCGCGAGCAGGCGCACGCCATCGGCAGGCTCGGCCACGACGTCTTCCGCAAGCTCGGCGAGCTGAACGTGCCGACCTTCGCGTTCGTCAACGGCGCGGCGATGGGCGGCGGCGTCGAGGTGGCGCTGCACTGCTCCTACCGCACCGTCTCCTCGGGCGTGCCGGCCTTCTCCCTGCCGGAGGCCTTCCTCGGCCTGGTGCCGGGCTGGGGCGGCACCTACCTGCTGCCGAACCTGATCGGCGCGGAGAAGGCGCTCAAGGTCGTCATCGAGAACCCGCTGGCCCAGAACAAGCAGCTCAAGGGCCCGAAGGTGTTCGAGATGGGGATCGCCGACGCGATCTTCGAGCCGGCCGACTTCGTCGAGGAGTCGCTGCGCTGGGCGGCCAAGGTCGTCAAGGGCGAGATCAAGGTCGAGCGGCCCGAGGTGGACAAGGGCGAGGCCTGGGACCAGGCGGTGAACAACGCCCGGTTCCTGCTGGAGGGCAAGCTGCACGGCGCCGCCCCGGCCCCGGTGCGCGCCCTGGAGCTGGTCGCCGCGGCCAAGGACCGCACCCGCGACGAGGGCTTCGCCGCCGAGGACGACGCGCTGGCCGACCTGATCATGAGCGACCAGCTCAAGGCCGGGCTGTACGCCTTCGACCTGGTGCAGAAGCGCGCCAAGCGGCCGGCCGGCGCGCCGGACAAGTCGCTGGCCCGCAAGGTCACCAAGGTCGGCGTGGTCGGCGCCGGGCTGATGGCCGGGCAGCTGGCCCTGCTCTTCGCCCGCCGGCTGGACGTCCCGGTCGTGCTGACCGACCTGGACCAGGACCGCCTGGACAAGGGCGTCGGCTACGTGCACGGCGAGATCGACAAGCTGCTCGCCAAGGGCCGGGTGAACCAGGACAAGGCCAACCGGCTCAAGGGCCTGGTCACCGGTTCGCTGACCAAGGACGCCTTCGCCGACGCGGACTTCGTGATCGAGGCCGTGTTCGAGAAGATGGAGGTCAAGCAGCAGGTCTTCGCCGAGGTGGAGGCCGTCGTCTCGCCCGAGGCGATCCTGGCGACCAACACCTCCTCGCTCTCGGTCACCGAGATGGCGAGCAAGCTGAAGCACCCCGAGCGGGTGGTCGGCTTCCACTTCTTCAACCCGGTCGCGGTGCTGCCGCTGCTGGAGCTGGTGCGCGGCGAGAAGACCGACGACGCGGCGCTGGCCACCGCGTTCGCCACCGCGAAGAAGCTGAAGAAGACCGCGGTGCTGTGCAAGGACGCCCCGGCGTTCGTGGTGAACCGGCTGCTCACCCTGTTCATGGGCGAGGTGCTGGGCGCCGTGGAGGAGGGCACCGAGCCCGAGGTCGCGGACCGCGCGGTGGCCCCGCTGGGCCTGCCGATGTCCCCGCTGCTCCTGCTCCAGCTGGTCGGCCCGGCCGTCGGGCTGCACGTCGCCGAGACCCTGGCCGGGGCGTTCCCGGACCGGTTCCACGTCTCCGAGCAGCAGCGCAAGGTCGTCGAGGCGGGCATCACCGAGCTGTACGGGCCGGATTTCCAGCTCGACCCGAAGGTCAAGGAGCTGTTCAGCGCCGAGGGCGACGGCCTCTCCGAGCAGGAGATCCTGGACCGGGCGCTGAACGCCCTGGCCAAGGAGATCCGGATCATGCTGGACGAGGGCGTCGTCGCCGAGGCGGCCGACATCGACCTGTGCCTGATCACCGGTGCGGGCTGGCCCTTCCACCTGGGCGGCATCACGCCGTACCTGGACTACGCCGGCGTCTCCGAGCGGGTCAACGGGAAGAGGTTCCACCCCGAAGCCCAGGGGTTCAAGGCGCTGTAA
- a CDS encoding DUF3000 domain-containing protein — MPPLGRVDDAPPPFRRAVESLRATAVRPEISVEAMPAPKRLAPHAVALSARVGGEEDDIALGRLIVLYDPEGTRGWPGPFRAVAYVSAEVEPEIAADPLLGQVAWSWLTDALESCGAEHRALSGTVTRATTEGFAAKADEPVSTELELRASWSPEGDDLSGHMAAWCALLSAASGLPPADVADITARRGPGSD, encoded by the coding sequence ATGCCCCCTCTCGGCCGGGTCGACGACGCGCCTCCCCCGTTCCGGCGCGCGGTCGAAAGTCTGCGTGCGACCGCCGTCCGGCCGGAGATCTCCGTGGAGGCGATGCCCGCGCCGAAGCGGCTCGCCCCGCACGCCGTGGCGCTGTCGGCCCGGGTCGGCGGCGAGGAGGACGACATCGCACTGGGCCGCCTGATCGTGCTCTACGACCCGGAGGGCACCCGGGGGTGGCCCGGCCCGTTCCGCGCCGTCGCCTACGTGAGCGCCGAGGTGGAGCCGGAGATCGCCGCCGACCCGCTGCTCGGCCAGGTCGCCTGGAGCTGGCTGACCGACGCGCTGGAGTCCTGCGGCGCGGAGCACCGGGCGCTCAGCGGGACCGTCACCCGCGCGACCACCGAGGGGTTCGCCGCCAAGGCCGACGAGCCGGTCAGCACCGAACTGGAGCTGCGCGCCTCGTGGTCCCCGGAGGGCGACGACCTGTCCGGCCACATGGCGGCATGGTGCGCGCTGCTCTCCGCGGCCTCCGGCCTGCCCCCGGCCGATGTCGCCGACATCACCGCCCGCAGGGGTCCTGGCAGCGATTGA
- a CDS encoding thiolase family protein — MPRTARDVVFVDGARTPFGKAGKGLYAETRADDLVVRVIRELLRRNPGLPPERIDEVAIAATTQIGDQGLTIGRSAALLAGLPRSVPGYAIDRMCAGALTAVTTSGAGIAFGAYDVVIAGGVEHMGRHPMGEGVDPNPRFLSEKLVDPSALVMGNTAENLHDRYPSITKERADAYAVRSQEKVAKAYADGKIQQDLVEVLVRSAEQGYGLATADEPPRPGTTLEGLAQLKTPFRAHGNVTPGNAAGLNDGATGAVLAAEEVAAELGLDARMRLVDFSFAGVEPEVMGVGPVPATEKLLARQGLGMDDIGLIEINEAFAVQVLAFLEHFGIADDDARVNPWGGAIALGHPLASSGVRLMMQLARQFAERPDVRYGITTMCVGMGMGGTVLWENTNWEGNAK, encoded by the coding sequence GTGCCGCGAACCGCCCGCGACGTCGTGTTCGTCGACGGCGCCCGCACCCCGTTCGGCAAGGCCGGCAAGGGCCTGTACGCCGAGACGCGCGCCGATGACCTCGTGGTCCGTGTCATCCGGGAACTGCTGCGCCGCAACCCCGGCCTGCCTCCCGAGCGCATCGACGAGGTCGCCATCGCCGCGACCACCCAGATCGGCGACCAGGGGCTGACCATCGGCCGCAGCGCCGCCCTCCTCGCCGGGCTGCCGCGCAGCGTCCCCGGCTATGCCATCGACCGGATGTGCGCCGGCGCGCTCACCGCGGTCACCACCAGCGGCGCGGGCATCGCCTTCGGCGCCTACGACGTCGTCATCGCCGGCGGCGTGGAGCACATGGGCCGGCACCCGATGGGCGAGGGCGTCGACCCCAACCCCCGCTTCCTCTCCGAGAAGCTGGTGGACCCCTCCGCCCTGGTCATGGGCAACACCGCGGAGAACCTGCACGACCGCTACCCCTCCATCACCAAGGAGCGCGCCGACGCCTACGCGGTGCGCAGCCAGGAGAAGGTCGCCAAGGCCTACGCCGACGGCAAGATCCAGCAGGACCTGGTCGAGGTGCTGGTCCGCTCGGCCGAGCAGGGCTACGGCCTGGCCACCGCGGACGAGCCGCCGCGGCCCGGCACCACCCTGGAGGGCCTGGCCCAGCTCAAGACCCCGTTCCGCGCGCACGGCAACGTCACGCCGGGCAACGCGGCCGGCCTGAACGACGGTGCGACCGGTGCCGTCCTCGCCGCCGAGGAGGTCGCCGCCGAGCTGGGCCTGGACGCCCGGATGCGGCTGGTGGACTTCTCCTTCGCCGGCGTCGAGCCCGAGGTGATGGGCGTCGGCCCGGTCCCGGCCACCGAGAAGCTCCTCGCCCGCCAGGGCCTGGGCATGGACGACATCGGCCTGATCGAGATCAACGAGGCCTTCGCGGTCCAGGTGCTGGCGTTCCTGGAGCACTTCGGGATCGCCGACGACGACGCCCGGGTCAACCCGTGGGGCGGCGCCATCGCGCTGGGCCACCCGCTCGCCTCCTCCGGCGTGCGGCTGATGATGCAGCTGGCCCGCCAGTTCGCCGAGCGCCCCGACGTCCGCTACGGCATCACCACCATGTGCGTCGGCATGGGCATGGGCGGGACCGTGCTGTGGGAGAACACGAACTGGGAAGGGAACGCCAAGTGA
- the hemE gene encoding uroporphyrinogen decarboxylase has translation MWYMRQAGRSLPEYRRVRADVPMLEACARPDMITEITLQPVRRHGVDAAIYFSDIVVPLKAIGVDLDIKPGVGPVVAEPIRTAADLKRLRELEPDDVSFVTEAVGGLVGELGDVPLIGFAGAPFTLASYLIEGGPSKNHERTKALMYGEPELWNELLGRLSAITLAFLKVQIEAGASAVQLFDSWVGALSAEDYRTSVLPHSASVFEGLSGYDVPRIHFGVGTGELLGLLSEAGADVVGVDWRVPLDKAAQRVQAATALQGNLDPAVLFAPWEVVAERAKDVLSRGRVADGHIFNLGHGVLPNTDPDVLTRLTEFVHAETED, from the coding sequence GTGTGGTACATGCGCCAGGCCGGGCGCTCCCTGCCCGAATACCGCAGGGTCCGCGCGGACGTCCCCATGCTGGAGGCGTGCGCCCGGCCCGACATGATCACCGAGATCACCCTGCAGCCGGTGCGCCGGCACGGGGTCGACGCGGCGATCTACTTCAGCGACATCGTCGTCCCGCTCAAGGCGATCGGCGTCGACCTGGACATCAAGCCGGGCGTGGGCCCGGTGGTGGCCGAGCCGATCCGCACCGCCGCGGACCTCAAGCGCCTGCGCGAGCTGGAACCCGACGACGTCTCCTTCGTGACCGAGGCGGTCGGCGGCCTGGTCGGCGAGCTCGGCGACGTCCCGCTGATCGGCTTCGCCGGGGCGCCCTTCACCCTGGCCTCCTACCTGATCGAAGGGGGGCCGTCGAAGAACCACGAGCGCACCAAGGCGCTGATGTACGGAGAGCCCGAGCTCTGGAACGAGCTGCTGGGCCGGCTCTCCGCCATCACCCTGGCCTTCCTCAAGGTGCAGATCGAGGCCGGCGCCTCCGCGGTGCAGCTCTTCGACTCCTGGGTCGGCGCGCTGAGCGCCGAGGACTACCGCACCTCGGTGCTGCCGCACAGCGCGTCGGTCTTCGAGGGGCTCTCCGGGTACGACGTGCCGAGGATCCACTTCGGGGTGGGCACCGGCGAGCTGCTGGGCCTGCTCAGCGAGGCCGGCGCCGACGTGGTCGGGGTGGACTGGCGGGTGCCGCTGGACAAGGCCGCCCAGCGGGTCCAGGCCGCCACCGCGCTCCAGGGCAACCTGGACCCGGCGGTGCTGTTCGCCCCCTGGGAGGTGGTCGCCGAGCGCGCCAAGGACGTGCTCTCCCGCGGCCGCGTCGCCGACGGGCACATCTTCAACCTCGGCCACGGGGTCTTGCCCAACACCGACCCGGACGTGCTCACCCGGCTCACCGAGTTCGTGCACGCCGAGACCGAGGACTGA
- a CDS encoding tetratricopeptide repeat protein, translating into MGLLAIWRNLMRKGAVMTGRPEASAPPTPASAPPGHTPGQRAASLERTLDDHVQRFGSDDPRSIAARNNLASKYAQIGRRAAAIAQFELALQDAIQVFGEDHPQTDVIRENLAWCYGDASRPADAAAQWEALLRSRTERLGPVAHDTVEARTRLASALRRSGEYEASVAHYQRAIEDAADPVEREKLRVGLSTALNAAGRYEESVRNLRLVLAQRSRRLGPRHHDTLVIHHRLGRVYAQAGMHAEAIDALRDAYRHGLAAVGDPEIRMLTFKMRRDLAGAFSAAGRHREAASLF; encoded by the coding sequence GTGGGCCTGTTGGCCATCTGGCGCAACCTGATGCGCAAGGGTGCCGTCATGACCGGTCGTCCCGAGGCGTCCGCGCCGCCGACGCCCGCGTCCGCGCCGCCCGGCCACACCCCCGGGCAGCGCGCCGCCTCCCTGGAACGCACCCTGGACGACCACGTCCAGCGGTTCGGCTCGGACGACCCGCGCAGCATCGCCGCACGGAACAACCTGGCCAGCAAGTACGCCCAGATCGGCCGGCGCGCGGCCGCGATCGCCCAGTTCGAGCTGGCGCTGCAGGACGCGATCCAGGTCTTCGGCGAGGACCACCCGCAGACCGACGTGATCCGGGAGAACCTGGCCTGGTGCTACGGCGACGCCTCGCGCCCCGCCGACGCGGCGGCGCAGTGGGAGGCGCTGCTGCGCAGCCGCACCGAGCGGCTCGGGCCGGTCGCGCACGACACGGTCGAGGCGCGCACCAGGCTCGCCTCTGCGCTGCGCCGCTCCGGCGAGTACGAGGCCTCGGTCGCGCACTACCAGCGCGCCATCGAGGACGCCGCGGACCCGGTCGAGCGGGAGAAGCTGCGGGTGGGGCTGAGCACCGCGCTCAACGCGGCCGGCCGCTACGAGGAGAGCGTCCGCAACCTGCGCCTGGTGCTGGCCCAGCGCAGCCGCCGCCTGGGCCCCCGGCACCACGACACCCTGGTGATCCACCACCGGCTCGGCCGGGTCTACGCGCAGGCCGGCATGCACGCCGAGGCGATCGACGCGCTGCGCGACGCCTACCGGCACGGCCTGGCCGCGGTCGGCGACCCGGAGATCCGGATGCTGACCTTCAAGATGCGCCGGGACCTCGCCGGCGCCTTCAGCGCCGCCGGCCGGCACCGCGAGGCCGCCTCCCTGTTCTGA